A genomic window from Colletotrichum destructivum chromosome 7, complete sequence includes:
- a CDS encoding Putative carbon-nitrogen hydrolase, nitrilase/Cyanide hydratase, protein MTSNRPIVKVAAVQAAPVSFDLDKSLQKLSKLTEEAAAAGADLVVFPEAFLSAYPWRYSFDTTIGAREPRGRKWFAKYFDSAVEVPSPAFDRLSETARANNILLQVGIIEKAGGTLYCTALLLDREGKVVYKHRKVIPPTLPVVGARTDNRKLIPTAAERLVWGRGSGDGLQVLQTDVGKVGSLICWENYMPAARMALYQQGIEIYLAPHADDLPSWVASMQHIAKEGRCFVVSVNSVCKVSDFPADYPPFTAEDPDRRPDGEQWEADDIVNHGGSCIVGPLGTFLAEPVWDKETIIYADLRMADLTESKLDFDPVGSYSRPDVFSLTVNTKPGTSVAFTN, encoded by the exons ATGACATCCAACCGCCCCATTGTCAAAGTCGCAGCCGTGCAAGCTGCTCCCGTCTCGTTTGACCTGGACAAGAGTCTGCAGAAGCTGAGCAAGCTGACAGAGGAGGCTGCAGCCGCCGGGGCGGACCTTGTGGTGTTCCC AGAAGCGTTCTTGTCTGCCTACCCATGGAGATACAGCTTCGACACGACAATTGGCGCGCGCGAGCCGAGAG GGCGCAAATGGTTCGCCAAGTACTTCGACTCGGCTGTCGAAGTACCCTCGCCTGCTTTCGACAGGCTGTCCGAAACGGCTAGGGCCAACAATATCCTTCTGCAGGTCGGCATCATCGAAAAGGCGGGCGGCACGCTGTACTGCACGGCCCTGCTTCTCGACCGCGAGGGAAAAGTGGTGTATAAACACCGCAAGGTAATACCGCCAACATTGCCCGTCGTTGGCGCTCGCACTGACAACCGAAAGTTGatcccgacggcggcggaaCGACTAGTGTGGGGACGAGGctccggcgacggcctccaAGTATTGCAGACAGATGTTGGAAAGGTCGGGAGTCTGATCTG TTGGGAGAACTACATGCCTGCCGCACGTATGGCGTTGTACCAACAAGGCATCGA GATTTACCTTGCGCCCCACGCGGATGACCTGCCGTCATGGGTAGCGTCGATGCAGCACATTGCCAAGGAGGGACGCTGCTTTGTCGTCTCGGTCAATTCCGTGTGCAAAGTGTCCGACTTTCCAGCCGACTATCCGCCGTTCACGGCCGAAGACCCCGACCGGCGACCGGACGGAGAGCAGTGGGAGGCGGATGACATTGTCAACCACGGCGGCTCATGCATTGTCGGACCGCTGGGCACAttcctcgccgagcccgtGTGGGACAAGGAGACCATCATCTATGCCGACCTCAGGATGGCAGACCTCACCGAGTCCAAG CTCGACTTTGACCCGGTCGGCAGTTACTCCCGGCCCGATGTCTT TTCATTGACAGTCAACACCAAGCCTGGTACCAGCGTTGCCTTTACCAATTGA
- a CDS encoding Putative zn(2)Cys(6) fungal-type DNA-binding domain-containing protein, with protein MTEAVSPPVPVSATKKKFATPPVKIACLACRASRTRCDGSTPCASCKSRGRECVYKPSRRGGARVRRKPRPAEELAQQVQALNGEMPPDEVAHQDPISVQNYIDPGAGLKQLQDFFQDSDFIFDTLFMSGVPGSTSGESASENSFNFSPPQVPVARTYKSDQAILDAYYIFIHPFFPILPPPASLPMDQAVPHFQNDTDGFADEYQPSTPLSLAISAILALIPCSNDTNHLNKESVVFRRRYAQYLAQCAIESIEIESELPDSSIEPPKALNESPDDFHREQLHPGVPVELESIVALDILSVYEYAQRGNLKKMQARAGQALVAAMSLSLHTCTEDDEHSEAKRRVWWMTYICVCQGSIVSNTPTFSVFTPSYTAKYPVIQSDPEAFAVFIQAQQAILSATQFVIELNKTVKSGGDMTRIYTRMKEMEQYLEPLNAMADSWILQSTTTTPLDPTEEVLSRSLRCMARIKLNSARIKLHRYCAFFDMPVFSGKHCDLKSKSDNDGNTEPRSWPSCSCSSMMSLPSPPVPTTSNGSTTPTDKKSSPHSEHSPNGNSPATFPFSSHQSAKICLKAAINIAQSFDDLPYPNPFGQLCPPPCYLAPTSTIVCPRTMPSFACCAMQCAYALLMVNHKTKAMYPENALTTPMVESLLLRLQTGLASISATLENYATAFEALGGMRDQIRSVIEPTMMFETPV; from the exons ATGACCGAAGCTGTATCGCCCCCGGTTCCGGTCTCTgcgaccaagaagaagttTGCGACGCCTCCCGTCAAAATTGCTTGCCTTGCCTG TCGAGCATCACGAACACGATGCGATGGGTCGACTCCATGTGCTAGT TGCAAGAGTAGAGGGCGCGAATGCGTCTACAAGCCCAGCCGGAGAGGCGGCGCCCGTGTGAGGAGAAAGCCGCgcccggccgaggagctcgcccAGCAGGTTCAGGCCTTGAATGGAGAGATGCCTCCTGACGAAGTTGCCCATCAAGACC CCATCTCTGTCCAAAACTACATCGACCCTGGCGCTGGCCTGAAGCAGCTGCAGGACTTTTTCCAGGACAGCGACTTCATCTTTGACACGCTGTTCATGTCGGGCGTGCCGGGGAGCACAAGTGGCGAGAGCGCTTCCGAGAACTCGTTCAACTTCTCCCCGCCTCAGGTTCCCGTTGCGAGAACCTACAAGAGTGACCAAGCCAT CCTCGACGCCTACTACATCTTCATCCACCCCTTCTTTCCCAtcctgccgccgcctgcctCCTTGCCCATGGACCAGGCCGTGCCGCATTTCCAGAACGACACGGACGGCTTCGCCGACGAGTACCAGCCTTCGACACCCCTGAGTCTGGCCATCTCTGCCATTCTTGCCCTGATCCCATGTTCCAACGACACCAACCATTTGAACAAAGAGTCGGTCGTCTTCCGCCGGAGATATGCCCAGTACCTGGCCCAATGCGCCATCGAGAGCATCGAAATCGAGTCGGAACTCCCCGATTCCTCCATTGAACCCCCAAAAGCGCTCAACGAGTCCCCCGACGACTTCCACAGGGAGCAGCTCCACCCCGGCGTGCCTGTAGAGCTGGAGAGCATCGTTGCCTTGGACATCCTCAGCGTTTACGAGTATGCACAAAGGGGCAACCTGAAGAAGATGCAGGCCAGGGCAGGCCAGGCTTTGGTGGCCGCCATGTCCCTGTCGCTTCACACCTGCACCGAGGATGACGAACATTCCGAGGCCAAGCGTAGGGTTTGGTGGATGACG TACATCTGCGTATGCCAGGGGTCCATTGTCAGCAACACG ccGACCTTTTCGGTATTCACACCCAGCTATACGGCAAAATACCCTGTAATCCAATCCGACCCCGAG GCCTTTGCTGTCTTCATCCAGGCCCAGCAAGCGATTCTTTCGGCAACCCAATTTGTCATTGAGCTTAATAAGACTGTCAAATCCGGAGGTGACATGACCCGCATCTACACGCggatgaaggagatggagcAGTACCTCGAGCCGCTCAATGCCATGGCCGACTCCTGGATCCTgcagtcgacgacgacaacgccacTCGATCCTACGGAGGAAGTCCTGTCTCGCTCGCTAAGGTGTATGGCTCGCATCAAGCTCAACAG TGCGCGGATCAAGTTGCACCGATACTGCGCCTTCTTTGACatgcccgtcttctccgggAAGCACTGCGACCTCAAGTCCAAATCCGATAACGACGGCAACACGGAGCCGCGATCCTGGCCATCATGCTCTTGCAGTTCTATGATGAGCCTGCCGTCACCCCCAGTGCCCACCACTTCAAACggatcgacgacgcccaCGGACAAGAAGTCTTCCCCTCACTCGGAACACTCGCCCAATGGCaactcgccggcgacgttcCCCTTCAGCAGTCATCAGTCGGCCAAGATCTGCCTCAAGGCGGCCATTAACATTGCCCAGTCGTTCGACGACCTCCCATATCCCAATCCGTTCGGCCAGCTGTGTCCCCCGCCGTGTTATCTGGCACCCACCTCGACCATCGTTTGTCCGCGGACCATGCCCTCGTTCGCCTGCTGCGCCATGCAGTGCGCTTACGCGTTGCTCATGGTCAACCACAAGACGAAAGCCATGTACCCGGAGAACGCATTAACCACACCCATGGTGGAGAGCCTTCTGCTGCGCCTGCAGACGGGGCTGGCCTCTATCTCGGCGACGCTGGAGAACTACGCCACGGCGTTTGAGGCACTTGGCGGGATGCGCG ACCAAATTCGGAGTGTCATCGAACCCACAATGATGTTTGAGACTCCGGTCTAG
- a CDS encoding Putative cys/Met metabolism, pyridoxal phosphate-dependent enzyme yields MPVSGSLSNVDWEPSFSTVAVHGGQEPDPVNGSRAVPLYQTAAYNFTDAADGASKFAWSKDGYVYTRMGNPTNSVFEKRMAMLEGGVGAVAASSGHAAQFMALTQCCDPGHNFVSTSWLYGGTYNQFRVYMKKFKIDVKWVVGNEPADIDAAIDENTRCVYIETISNPKHSVPDIQAIADVAHKHGIPLIVDNTFGMGGYLCQPIRQGADIVTHSATKWIGGHGTSMGGVVIDGGHFDWSASGKFPGFTEPADGYHGLRFWDTYGYKALSAKVRMDSMRDLGPCLSPFNAWLLLQGLETLALRGERHSENTQKLAEWLEAHPSVNWVLYPGLKSHPDYEYTKRVFTNGAGGVLTFGVAGNIDQVRAVVDNLKLCSHLANVGDAKTLIIHPWVTTHQQLPDEEKIKGGVTPDLIRVSVGIEAFSDIRRDFEQAFEAAGLPTANKAGGDPFDAALRLVSGGFMGEKATGAPRPGTDGTVSVEA; encoded by the exons ATGCCTGTCTCCGGATCTCTGAGCAACGTGGACTG GGAGCCGAGCTTCTCTACGGTTGCCGTTCACGGCGGCCAGGAGCCCGACCCGGTCAACGGCTCTCGTGCGGTCCCTCTGTACCAGACCGCTGCTTACAACTTCACCGATGCTGCCG ATGGCGCCAGCAAGTTTGCGTGGAGCAAGGACGGATACGTCTATACGCGTATGGGTAACCCGACCAACAGCGTGTTCGAGAAGCGCATGGCGATGCTagagggcggcgtcggcgccgttgcggcGTCATCGGGCCATGCGGCGCAGTTCATGGCGCTGACGCAGTGCTGCGACCCCGGGCATAACTTCGTCAGCACCAGCTGGCTGTACGGCGGCACCTACAACCAGTTCCGGGTGTACATGAAGAAGTTCAAGATCGACGTCAAGTGGGTTGTCGGCAACGAGCCGGCCGACATCGACGCGGCCATCGACGAGAACACGCGGTGCGTGTACATCGAGACCATCAGCAACCCGAAGCATAGCGTGCCGGACATTCAAGCCATTGCCGACGTGGCGCACAAACACGGCATCCCTCTCATCGTGGACAACACGTTCGGCATGGGCGGATACCTCTGCCAGCCTATCCGACAGGGTGCCGACATCGTAACGCACTCGGCGACCAAGTGGATCGGCGGCCACGGCACGTCCATGGGCGGCGTTGTCATCGACGGCGGTCACTTTGACTGGAGCGCGTCAGGCAAGTTCCCCGGCTTCACGGAGCCGGCGGACGGATACCACGGCCTGCGTTTCTGGGACACGTACGGGTACAAGGCGCTCTCGGCCAAGGTGCGAATGGATAGCATGCGCGACCTTGGCCCGTGCCTGAGTCCCTTCAACGCCTGGCTACTCTTGCAGGGCCTCGAGACGCTGGCACTGCGGGGCGAGAGGCACTCGGAGAACACgcagaagctggccgagtgGCTCGAGGCGCACCCCAGCGTCAACTGGGTGCTCTACCCGGGACTCAAGTCGCACCCGGACTACGAGTACACCAAGAGGGTGTTTaccaacggcgccggcggcgtgctgACGTTCGGAGTG GCTGGCAACATTGACCAGGTGCGCGCCGTTGTCGACAACCTCAAGCTCTGTTCGCATCTGGCCAATGTCGGCGATGCCAAGACGCTCATCATCCACCCGTGGGTGACGACGCATCAGCAGCTCcctgacgaggagaagattAAGGGCGGCGTGACGCCGGACCTGATCCGCGTGTCGGTCGGAATTGAGGCCTTCTCGGACATCCGGAGGGATTTCGAACAGGCGTTCGAGGCGGCGGGGCTGCCAACGGCGAACAAGGCGGGCGGGGACCCGTTCGACGCGGCGCTGAGGCTCGTCTCAGGCGGGTTCATgggggagaaggcgacgggggcgccgaggccggggaCTGACGGGACGGTTTCTGTAGAGGCGTGA
- a CDS encoding Putative alpha/beta hydrolase-1, homoserine/serine acetyltransferase MetX, whose translation MALLLDSNPNPTNFYARLIHDQRFASIPSLQLESGETLSRCPVAYKTWGKLNEDGNNVLVICHALTGSSDVGDWWKPLIGPGKAFDPRHFFIFCGNVLGSPYGSASPLSINPDTGRHYASEFPQTTVRDDVKAHKLVLDALGVKSVAAVIGGSMGGMTTLEWPLCTPSGFVRNIIPIATAADHSAWGISWAETQRQCIYSDPKFDGGYYEPTPEGQPSAGLAAARMIAMLTYRSCTSFDSRFGRNPSRSLAKSQEPPLDLPRTDVPAISTENHGRNTVAQRGKDPSFSAQGYLHYQGEKFIRRFDANCYLHITNKMDSHDVAHGRARRSDDAGLAEVLSGMPPGALVIGVETDALFLPEQQKRLAAHLPGASLSVLKSSDGHDGFLLEFEQLDALIQSHLRSRLPELYAVTYQPGDSRDEDTTTGGADGSLTGELEHW comes from the exons ATGGCTCTTT TGCTTGATTCCAACCCAAATCCAACCAACTTCTACGCCCGACTCATCCACGACCAACGTTTTGCTTCTATCCCGAGCCTTCAGCTAGAGTCGGGCGAAACACTCTCGAGGTGTCCCGTCGCGTACAAAACTTGGGGAAAGCTCAATGAAGACGGTAACAATGTTCTGGTCATATGCCACGCTTTAACAGGGAGCAGTGATGTTGGCGACTGGTGGAAACCTCTTATCGGACCTGGAAAGGCCTTTGATCCCCGACATTTCTTCATCTTTTGCGGCAACGTTCTAGGCTCTCCGTATGGCAGTGCATCGCCATTGTCCATCAACCCCGACACTGGTCGACACTACGCGAGCGAGTTTCCCCAGACAACCGTCAGAGATGATGTCAAGGCTCACAAGCTGGTgcttgacgccctcggtgTCAAGTCGGTTgctgccgtcatcggcggctcAATGGGCGGGATGACGACTCTGGAGTGGCCTCTTTGCACGCCCTCTGGATTTGTCCGCAACATCATCCCCATCGCCACAGCTGCCGACCACTCTGCTTGGGGCATATCCTGGGCCGAGACTCAGCGACAGTGCATCTACTCGGACCCCAAGTTCGACGGCGGGTACTATGAGCCGACGCCAGAGGGCCAGCCTTCAGCGGGACTGGCTGCTGCGCGCATGATTGCCATGCTGACGTATCGTTCTTGCACAAGCTTCGACAGCCGCTTCGGAAGAAACCCATCGCGCAGTTTGGCCAAATCTCAGGAACCACCTTTGGACCTGCCGAGAACAGACGTCCCGGCGATATCAACAGAAAACCATGGCAGAAACACGGTTGCGCAACGGGGGAAGGACCCTTCCTTCTCAGCCCAGGGATACTTGCATTATCAGGGAGAGAAGTTCATCAGGCGATTCGATGCCAACTGCTATCTACATATCACCAACAAGATGGACAGCCACGACGTTGCCCACGGCCGAGCACGGAGAtccgacgatgccggcctggCAGAGGTATTATCCGGCATGCCTCCAGGGGCactcgtcatcggcgtcgagacgGACGCGCTGTTTCTGCCAGAGCAACAGAAGCGCCTCGCCGCACACCTTCCGGGTGCATCGTTGTCTGTGCTGAAATCCTCGGACGGGCACGACGGCTTCCTGCTCGAGTTTGAGCAGCTCGATGCCCTGATCCAGTCCCATCTGCGGTCCCGGTTGCCAGAACTGTACGCCGTGACATACCAGCCAGGAGACTCTCGAGACGAAGacacgacgacgggcgggGCGGACGGTAGCCTTACGGGGGAGCTTGAACACTGGTAG
- a CDS encoding Putative Globin-like superfamily, Globin-sensor domain-containing protein, which translates to MGLVRHMSHVDREELYTNLEARIRYLHSFLDFSSKDIEALVSGAKYVKALIPAVVNIVYHKLLQYDITARAFTTRSTSFEGPMDEVPDDNSPQILHRKMFLRAYLAKLCSDPSKMEFWEYLDKVGMMHVGLGRKHPLHIEYIHLGTCLSFIQDIMTEAILSHPRLTMQRKIALVKALGKVIWIQNDLMAKWHVRDGAEFARGGGGGGGDDDEGPEIEEEGYLHGRKILESESDEENAVGGPRSPSRLPRPNSAGGGGGVCPFTGIVAGVEGLKVGGAKEERAPRMDAST; encoded by the exons ATGGGTCTCGTGAGGCACATGAGCCATGTCGACCGCGAGGAGCTGTACACCAACCTCGAGGCGCGCATCCGCTACCTCCACAGCTTTCTCGACTTCAGCAGCA AGGACATCGAGGCCCTTGTCTCAGGCGCCAAGTACGTCAAGGCGCTGatccccgccgtcgtcaacatcgTCTACCACAAGCTGCTGCAGTACGACATCACCGCACGCGCCTTCACCACCCGCTCCACGAGCTTCGAGGGCCCCATGGACGAGGTCCCCGACGACAACTCGCCCCAGATCCTGCACCGCAAGATGTTCCTGCGCGCCTACCTGGCCAAGTTGTGCTCCGACCCGAGCAAGATGGAGTTCTGGGAGTACCTCGACAAGGTTGG CATGATGcacgtcggcctcggtcgcAAGCACCCGCTACACATTGAGTACATCCACCTTGGCACCTGCCTCTCCTTCATTCAGGACATCATGACCGAGGCCATCCTCTCGCACCCGCGCCTGACGATGCAGCGCAAGatcgccctcgtcaaggCCCTCGGCAAGGTCATCTGGATACAAAACGACCTCATGGCCAAGTGGCACGTccgtgacggcgccgagttcgcccgcggcggcggcggcggcggcggcgatgacgacgaggggcccgagatcgaggaggaagggtaCCTCCACGGACGCAAGATCCTCGAGAGCGagtccgacgaggagaacgccgtcggcgggcccaggtcgccgtcgaggttaCCGAGGCCGAATagtgccggcggcggcggtggggtGTGTCCGTTTACAGGCATCGTTGCCGGCGTGGAGGGGTTGAAGGTCGGCGgggcgaaggaggagagagcgCCAAGGATGGACGCTTCAACGTAG
- a CDS encoding Putative aspartate/glutamate/uridylate kinase, aspartate kinase, ACT domain, CASTOR, ACT, with translation MEAVGDNKPWLVQKYGGTSLGKLLDPICSKIIPSHQRDYNLVVVCSALSGSTKASGTTSLLLECVSHAEAGLSAQAQLNRNIDAIRDTHVRLLEKHLVNSNGTRSDLCRDIFDTTKAVIFKECESLRGFLLAAQIIGELSPRARDRVISLGEKLACRVVTAFLGSKDVHAETVVLEDVIETVFGSSVFDQKAALGSLGPRFYHLVADEIAKRIRGCGDCVPVVTGFFGIMPDSLLKNVGRGYSDLCAAMCAVGTGAVELQIWKEVDGIFTADPRKVPSARLLSTVTPEEATELTYYGSEVIHPLTMDQIRCANIPLRLKNVFNPTGRGTIIYPTPRTTPQTTPPLTPRKALMTPPISTTGEEKRDEKIDDVEVKPEPRPVTLPTIDFMLGNGYHGERQERRRPTAVTAKDDILLVNVACNRNTKSQGFLSGVFERLEDVGFKADLVTTSERSVSLACQLAEDGPSRHQRLRAELEKFGKVIITENMSIVTVVGHKMRNMVGVSAEIMAALASAKINIFMVSQGASEINVSLVVRAEDAVLALNMIHSKVLRIPTHWEQENNFIKGAEARRRRRRRHPTAAPELLLDPPLPPSHRPPPEKHASWYRLPLTHAPRSVALLIRRKRAAHDDGGAYGVGGPGPLRDGVYGSIEGRAKRKREV, from the exons ATGGAAGCCGTCGGGGACAACAAGCCATGGCTTGTGCAGAAGTACGGTGGTACGAGCCTGGGCAAGCTCCTCGACCCTATCTGCAGCAAAATCATACCGTCTCACCAGCGAGACTACAACCTGGTCGTCGTGTGCTCGGCGCTCTCCGGTTCCACAAAGGCCAGCGGCACAACGAGCCTCCTGCTGGAGTGCGTCTCccacgccgaggccggcctctCGGCCCAGGCCCAGCTGAACAGGAACATCGACGCCATACGGGACACGCACGTCCGGCTGCTCGAGAAGCACCTGGTCAACTCCAACGGCACGAGGAGCGACCTCTGCCGCGACATCTTCGACACCACCAAGGCGGTCATCTTCAAGGAGTGTGAGAGCCTCCGCGGCTtcctgctcgccgcccagaTCATCGGGGAACTGTCGCCCCGCGCCCGGGACCGCGTCATCTCCCtgggcgagaagctggccTGCCGTGTAGTCACGGCCTTTCTCGGCAGCAAAGACGTCCACGCCGAAACCGtggtcctcgaggacgtcatCGAGACCGTCTTCGGCAGCAGCGTCTTCGATCAGAAGGCGGCGCTGGGCAGCCTCGGCCCTCGGTTCTATCACCTCGTCGCGGACGAGATCGCCAAGAGGATACGGGGGTGCGGCGACTGCGTCCCCGTCGTGACGGGCTTCTTCGGCATCATGCCGGACTCGCTGCTGAAGAACGTCGGCCGCGGGTACTCGGACCTCTGCGCCGCCATGTGCGCCGTCGGCACGGGGGCCGTCGAGCTGCAGATCTGGAAGGAGGTGGACGGCATCTTCACGGCGGACCCGAGAAAGGTGCCCTCGGCGAGGCTGCTGTCGACCGTCACGCCCGAGGAGGCGACGGAGCTGACGTACTACGGCAGCGAGGTCATCCACCCGCTGACCATGGACCAGATCCGGTGCGCCAACATCCCGCTGCGGCTCAAGAACGTCTTCAACCCGACGGGTCGCGGCACCATCATCTACccgacgccgcggacgacgccgcagacgacgccgcccctGACACCCCGGAAGGCCCTGATGACGCCTCCAATATCGACGacgggggaggagaagagggacgagaagatcgacgacgtcgaagtCAAGCCGGAGCCGAGACCGGTGACGCTGCCGACCATCGACTTCATGCTGGGCAACGGATATCACGGCGAGAGAcaggagcggcggcggccgacggccgTCACGGCCAAGGACGACATCCTGCTCGTCAACGTGGCGTGCAACAGGAACACCAAGTCGCAGGGGTTCCTCTCGGGCGTCTTCGAACGCCTGGAGGACGTGGGGTTCAAGGCGGACCTCGTGACGACAAGCGAGCGGAGCGTGAGCCTGGCGtgccagctcgccgaggatggGCCGTCCCGGCATCAGAGATTGAGGGCCGAGCTGGAAAAGTTTGGAAAA GTCATCATAACGGAGAACATGTCCATTGTGACCGTCGTCGGGCACAAGATGCGCAACATGGTCGGCGTGTCGGCCGAGATcatggcggcgctggcgtcgGCCAAGATCAATATCTTCATGGTGAGCCAGGGGGCGAGCGAAATCAACGTCTC GCTCGTCGTtcgcgccgaggacgccgtgcTGGCGCTCAACATGATCCACAGCAAGGTCCTGCGCATCCCGACGCACTGGGAGCAGGAGAACAACTTCATCAAAGGTGCGGAggcccgtcgacggcggcggcggcggcatcccaccgccgccccagaACTCCTACTCGatccccctcttcctccttcacatcgtcctcctccggaAAAACACGCATCGTGGTACCGGCTGCCGCTTACACATGCTCCCAGGTCCGTGGCTCTACTGATACGGCGAAAGAGGGCCGCccacgacgatggcggcgcgtACGGCGTGGGCGGGCCTGGGCCCCTGCGGGATGGCGTGTATGGGTCTATTGAAGGGCgggcgaagaggaagagagaggttTAA
- a CDS encoding Putative F-box domain-containing protein — protein MVSTSLLLSLPDEVLLQIVGHLTPPLDGLDIPFQAYTDPDGVVVTNRVALYRLAFVSRRLSDLAIPHLYQTVYLWGQTRLQSLLQTLLERPELGENMRILSYVSCLGTDHYPTDVLCPYKRTQWRRLVDASPRFPDRIKTAVRDAKTELEFAQIVFALVLYSSPNLRTLHMRMPFAAGEYQKLKAILTPDIEPAEGSPRVLGSLTRVMLEPMPDFPGASFWPRRELPCLLRLPSLRSVELGSAVFRPAVLEPGDGWGDDGSWKNVEEIRLVRSSMWGQGWHAICALCPNLKRLEMGPSGVAEQAADGVHNLNTALSLVSETLETFSFEGILAGNFSQHIGGDGTLTCLPKMTALRNVKIDIGILYGKPQSVETIDIRHRLPPSLEILDLAELWHDVEVDQLSRKERSKYERGLQDTLHKLVFETKDVLPNLKEITFRPNPFYDPFPIPEALTSCASDISFKLVY, from the coding sequence ATGGTTTCAACGTCATTGCTGCTATCCCTCCCCGACGAGGTTCTCCTCCAGATCGTGGGCCATctgacgccgccgctcgatggcctcgataTCCCGTTCCAGGCCTACACCGACCctgatggcgtcgtcgtcacgaaCCGCGTCGCCCTTTACCGCCTCGCCTTTGTATCTCGTCGCTTGTCCGATCTGGCCATCCCCCATCTATACCAGACCGTCTATCTCTGGGGCCAGACCCGGCTTCAGTCACTGCTCCAGACTCTGCTCGAGCGTCCTGAGTTGGGCGAGAACATGCGCATCCTTTCCTACGTCTCTTGTCTGGGCACAGATCACTATCCCACCGACGTTCTCTGCCCCTATAAGCGCACCCAATGGCGCCGCCTGGTAGATGCCTCGCCGCGCTTCCCAGATCGCATCAAGACCGCAGTGCGTGACGCCAAGACGGAGCTCGAATTCGCCCAGATCGTCTTCGCTCTCGTTCTCTACTCGTCACCGAACCTGCGCACCCTGCACATGCGCATGCCCTTCGCCGCTGGGGAGTaccagaagctcaaggccatcCTCACGCCAGACATTGAACCCGCCGAAGGCTCCCCCCGCGTCTTGGGTTCCCTCACTCGCGTCATGCTCGAGCCCATGCCCGACTTCCCAGGAGCGAGCTTCTGGCCCCGTCGTGAACTGCCGTGCCTCCTGCGGCTGCCCAGTTTGCGCTCCGTCGAACTCGGCTCCGCTGTTTTCCGgcccgccgtcctcgagccTGGCGACGGCTGGGGCGACGATGGCAGTTGGAAGAACGTCGAGGAGATTCGGCTTGTGCGCAGTAGCATGTGGGGCCAAGGTTGGCATGCCATTTGCGCCCTCTGTCCCAACTTGAAGCGTCTCGAAATGGGCCCCTCTGGTGTtgccgagcaggccgccgacggtgtACACAACCTCAACACGGCGCTGTCTCTTGTTTCCGAAACTCTTGAAACCTTCTCGTTCGAGGGCATTCTGGCTGGCAATTTTTCTCAGCATATTGGCGGAGACGGCACCCTCACCTGCCTGCCCAAGATGACGGCCCTGCGCAATGTCAAGATTGATATTGGCATTCTGTACGGCAAACCCCAGAGCGTGGAAACCATCGACATCCGTCACCGTCTTCCGCCGTCGTTGGAGATCCTCGATCTGGCCGAACTCTGGCATGACGTGGAGGTTGACCAGCTTTCGCGCAAGGAGCGCTCCAAGTACGAAAGGGGCCTGCAAGATACTCTGCACAAGCTCGTCTTCGAGACTAAAGACGTGCTGCCCAATCTGAAAGAGATTACCTTCCGGCCAAACCCTTTTTACGACCCATTTCCGATTCCAGAGGCTCTTACGTCCTGCGCTTCTGACATCAGTTTCAAGCTCGTCTACTAG